One stretch of Astatotilapia calliptera chromosome 3, fAstCal1.2, whole genome shotgun sequence DNA includes these proteins:
- the LOC113018527 gene encoding probable G-protein coupled receptor 132 isoform X1 yields MSNDTCNLPLDTDIFGLTCIYGLIFTLGLPSNLLSLWGLYHLGRSGGGGCQLVYILNLLLSDFLQLLTLPLWILYLQGPHQWPYGQLTCELVGYVFYVNVYASVMFLCLIATDRCLAIVYPFSSRRVRTVRVAAVSGVAVWILTFLFCLSGLLPSVFNSDRLLCLEQYPVSRRYAQFKIATVVLGFLLPCAILGYTSAHIGVTLRQSPSLSAHERHKIVGILVVITVNFIVVFGPYHLVGGYRFVSLLLTDDPCELEHSLFLIYRLCYGLTSLNTLLDPLFYIFLCPDARLELQRSLPCLGRGQNPSKSMTLSTRAHPDTKRVSENRQSNLLAI; encoded by the exons ATGTCCAACGATACCTGCAACCTCCCCTTAGACACGGACATATTTGGACTGACCTGTATTTATGGCCTCATCTTCACTCTGGGTCTCCCCAGCAACCTGCTGTCTCTTTGGGGATTGTACCACCTGGGGCGCTCAGGTGGCGGAGGCTGTCAGCTGGTCTACATCCtcaacctgctgctgtcagacttcctccaactgctcacactgccctTATGGATTCTTTACCTCCAGGGTCCACACCAGTGGCCCTATGGCCAGCTAACCTGTGAGCTAGTTGGCTACGTGTTTTACGTGAACGTCTATGCAAGTGTCATGTTCCTGTGTCTGATAGCTACAGACCGCTGCCTGGCTATTGTTTACCCATTCAGCAGCCGCAGGGTGCGAACAGTCAGAGTAGCAGCAGTGTCAGGTGTAGCGGTGTGGATCCTAACCTTCCTGTTCTGTCTGAGTGGGCTGCTACCATCTGTGTTCAACTCTGACAGACTGCTGTGCTTGGAGCAGTACCCCGTCAGCCGCCGATATGCTCAATTTAAGATTGCCACTGTGGTTCTAGGCTTCTTGTTGCCATGTGCCATCCTAGG CTACACCTCAGCCCACATTGGGGTGACACTCAGGCAATCTCCATCCCTCTCCGCCCATGAACGGCACAAAATCGTAGGAATTCTGGTCGTGATTACTGTCAACTTCATTGTTGTCTTTGGACCCTACCACCTAGTAGGTGGATACAGGTTTGTATCCTTGCTGCTGACTGATGATCCATGTGAACTGGAGCATTCACTTTTCCTCATCTATCGCCTGTGCTATGGTTTGACCAGTCTGAACACTTTGCTGGATCCCCTCTTCTACATCTTCCTCTGCCCTGATGCTCGGCTAGAGCTGCAAAGGTCCCTGCCCTGTTTGGGAAGAGGGCAAAACCCAAGCAAAAGCATGACTCTTAGTACCAGAGCTCACCCAGACACCAAGAGGGTGAGTGAAAATAGACAGAGTAACCTTCTAGCAATATAG
- the LOC113018527 gene encoding probable G-protein coupled receptor 132 isoform X2 yields MSNDTCNLPLDTDIFGLTCIYGLIFTLGLPSNLLSLWGLYHLGRSGGGGCQLVYILNLLLSDFLQLLTLPLWILYLQGPHQWPYGQLTCELVGYVFYVNVYASVMFLCLIATDRCLAIVYPFSSRRVRTVRVAAVSGVAVWILTFLFCLSGLLPSVFNSDRLLCLEQYPVSRRYAQFKIATVVLGFLLPCAILGYTSAHIGVTLRQSPSLSAHERHKIVGILVVITVNFIVVFGPYHLVGGYSLNTLLDPLFYIFLCPDARLELQRSLPCLGRGQNPSKSMTLSTRAHPDTKRVSENRQSNLLAI; encoded by the exons ATGTCCAACGATACCTGCAACCTCCCCTTAGACACGGACATATTTGGACTGACCTGTATTTATGGCCTCATCTTCACTCTGGGTCTCCCCAGCAACCTGCTGTCTCTTTGGGGATTGTACCACCTGGGGCGCTCAGGTGGCGGAGGCTGTCAGCTGGTCTACATCCtcaacctgctgctgtcagacttcctccaactgctcacactgccctTATGGATTCTTTACCTCCAGGGTCCACACCAGTGGCCCTATGGCCAGCTAACCTGTGAGCTAGTTGGCTACGTGTTTTACGTGAACGTCTATGCAAGTGTCATGTTCCTGTGTCTGATAGCTACAGACCGCTGCCTGGCTATTGTTTACCCATTCAGCAGCCGCAGGGTGCGAACAGTCAGAGTAGCAGCAGTGTCAGGTGTAGCGGTGTGGATCCTAACCTTCCTGTTCTGTCTGAGTGGGCTGCTACCATCTGTGTTCAACTCTGACAGACTGCTGTGCTTGGAGCAGTACCCCGTCAGCCGCCGATATGCTCAATTTAAGATTGCCACTGTGGTTCTAGGCTTCTTGTTGCCATGTGCCATCCTAGG CTACACCTCAGCCCACATTGGGGTGACACTCAGGCAATCTCCATCCCTCTCCGCCCATGAACGGCACAAAATCGTAGGAATTCTGGTCGTGATTACTGTCAACTTCATTGTTGTCTTTGGACCCTACCACCTAGTAGGTGGATACAG TCTGAACACTTTGCTGGATCCCCTCTTCTACATCTTCCTCTGCCCTGATGCTCGGCTAGAGCTGCAAAGGTCCCTGCCCTGTTTGGGAAGAGGGCAAAACCCAAGCAAAAGCATGACTCTTAGTACCAGAGCTCACCCAGACACCAAGAGGGTGAGTGAAAATAGACAGAGTAACCTTCTAGCAATATAG